In Vigna angularis cultivar LongXiaoDou No.4 chromosome 8, ASM1680809v1, whole genome shotgun sequence, the DNA window GATTGAATTTTCAACAATATATACCTAAAAAACAGACATCTGTCAACTATTGAACATTGTGTTTCTTCAATCTACTTAATGGGGTCTCAAACATCATTTTTGGTGGTATTTTTTGCATTTCTCTTTCCATTAGAGAGATGTTGTGAGGTCAAATGGTCTTAACATTGTGCCAAGAGTTCATGGCAGATAAATTGAACTGATAAAATGACCTTTCGGCCTTGCAATTTCGTTGACTTGCAGGAATCATCCCTTTCAAGAAGAGAGAAGGTTTTATTGTATGGGGATATTTCACttccataaaaaatatatatttgtaagaGCTGTCATGGTATCcagaaaaaattaaacaattttggtACAGATATGTAGTTTTTTTGTATGAATAtgtgaagaagagaaagaataaCATACGTTTCACGGTTAGGGTCACCCCAGTTATACCAGCCTTtgggaatgatgatgttgtccATATACGTGTAAGCAAAGACCACGCGAGAAAAGGGTCCCCATGCCCTTCCAAGGTATAGTGCCCCTGATCCCGTGACCTTACAGTTCACAAATGAGAACCCTGTGTCCTCCAACATACTACTCCTTCCTTGAGCTGTTACTGCCCCCGTGTTCTGTGCTATCGCATGCACGTGACATCCCTATATGTAAATAGTATAGTGTCACAGACAAAATTATCAGATTCTCTGAACCAAACTGTCTTTATGGCTAAAGAATTTTGGAAGGTATGAAACAAGCTaccttaaagaaaacttaaGGGTTTGGTCTAATAGTTTtaaagttttcttcttttttaaggTCTAAAGCAATTAgtactaaaaaaattgaatttttcttGTTGTTGGAGATCTAATAAAGGACATTACCTGTTTGGGTCTTGAGCTGTCTGTTCACTTCAACAATTGATCACTTATGTTGTTTTAACATgataacttataaaaaaacCTAATGGTGCTACATGGTTAGCAGAAAGTTGTTGAAAACTTTTATGATTCCAAATAACAAATGCATCAGATACGAATTTGGTTAGGTTATTCTAGTATGAAGAAACTATTACATGTTTCAAGACATTTCACCATTACCAATATCTAATGAAACTTGATTCAACGTTATTATTTCTTTCTAGTTAATTGAGAATTTCGTTTATTTGAAGTTTTTGGATTAAACTATGGCAATCATATCAGATTAGAGGTAGTAAGTAATGATTATGCAGAGAAATATTAACCTCAAATAGTGAGAGAGAGTTGCCGAATATGAAATCAACAGAGCCTTCGATGTAACAATCCTTATAGTAATGTCTGCCCACATGATCATAGAGTGTGTCTTGTGCTCCTAAGAATTTGCAGCCTACGAATGCTGCTGTGTCTGCTGAAATCCTTAATGCTACCGCTTGCTTTCCAATTGCTCCTGGTGCAGGAACAGGAGTTGTGTTCTGCATTCACAATATATATTACTATGCTTGTATAACACAAAACAGAAAGGTAAATTAGGATAGAAATAgagggatttttttttcttacttggAATGTGATGTTCTTGGCAATGAAATAAGGCGAATTCACAGCAAAAGTTGCTGAACCATAGGTTCCCAGTGGCCTCCCATTTGAACCAGGTGTTTGAGCAGTGTCACTCCATTTAACAATGGTTTCATCTGCACCATCTCCCTCTATTGTTATGTAGGATTTGAAAGCAGGAATGTTAACCTTCTCCCTGGAAATACACAAATGAAAATGGAAAATC includes these proteins:
- the LOC108343836 gene encoding probable pectinesterase 53 isoform X1, translated to MSNLHYLFIFLAVVLLFLQNPSRVHCHTKGIRPRRSAGKGLLTNMTRVQYSEDQFMKWVNFVGSLKHSVFKAVKNKLVASYTLHVDKNPSAGDFTSIQEAIDSLPFVNLVRVLIKVHAGVYTEKVNIPAFKSYITIEGDGADETIVKWSDTAQTPGSNGRPLGTYGSATFAVNSPYFIAKNITFQNTTPVPAPGAIGKQAVALRISADTAAFVGCKFLGAQDTLYDHVGRHYYKDCYIEGSVDFIFGNSLSLFEGCHVHAIAQNTGAVTAQGRSSMLEDTGFSFVNCKVTGSGALYLGRAWGPFSRVVFAYTYMDNIIIPKGWYNWGDPNRETTSAQDLVQVLQGEFHGQENSLMRKLHLFCHLALLMGLNGSNCSLTHTQFLFFFIDFLV
- the LOC108343836 gene encoding probable pectinesterase 53 isoform X2 — its product is MSNLHYLFIFLAVVLLFLQNPSRVHCHTKGIRPRRSAGKGLLTNMTRVQYSEDQFMKWVNFVGSLKHSVFKAVKNKLVASYTLHVDKNPSAGDFTSIQEAIDSLPFVNLVRVLIKVHAGVYTEKVNIPAFKSYITIEGDGADETIVKWSDTAQTPGSNGRPLGTYGSATFAVNSPYFIAKNITFQNTTPVPAPGAIGKQAVALRISADTAAFVGCKFLGAQDTLYDHVGRHYYKDCYIEGSVDFIFGNSLSLFEGCHVHAIAQNTGAVTAQGRSSMLEDTGFSFVNCKVTGSGALYLGRAWGPFSRVVFAYTYMDNIIIPKGWYNWGDPNRETTVFYGQYKCTGPGSSFAGRVSWSRELTDEEATPFLSLSFIDGTEWIQL